The Vampirovibrio chlorellavorus genome has a segment encoding these proteins:
- the secA gene encoding preprotein translocase subunit SecA, with amino-acid sequence MFDLIRKILPDPNERKIKAREPIVDHINDLEAEMQALSDDDLRGKTDYFRQMLAGRERGETEKRDRQLEKEMLDMILPEAFAVVREASRRVLNMRHFDVQLLGGMVLHDGGIAEMRTGEGKTLVATLPAYLNALTGKGVHVITVNDYLARRDAEWMGKVYNFLGLSTGMVLSQQRSFNAFADKKAAYAADITYGTNNEFGFDYLRDNMAGSKSQLVQRPFNFAIIDEVDSILIDEARTPLIISGRLEQSADMYRTMARIAPLLQPERDYTVDEKGRNVVLTEEGIDRAQEILGVDDLFDIQHNMAHHLLQALKAKELFRLDVDYVVKNNEVVIVDEFTGRLMDGRRWSDGLHQAVEAKEGVAIQDETQTLASITFQNLFRLYPKLSGMTGTAQTEEAEFGKIYNLSVTTIPTNRSDQRNNLPDTIYKNERIKMLKVVEEIVEYHQLGRPVLVGTVSIEKSEEISHLLSKPVTLTQHLREKAARLLNSLDANKDAELYNKMAGKLRNPEAARPEDFTELAKDQPEDLAVFLEGLAKTLKTVIAIQNGLPHQVLNAKHHEQEAMIVAQAGRKGAITIATNMAGRGTDILLGGNADAMAKSEFELMGMDWRAVDPQELEAAIARKKLLTDVEKEEVQAQGGLHIIGTERHESRRIDNQLRGRAARQGDPGSTHFFLSLEDGLMRKFGGDRISGMMDMLGVDETMPISAKMVSRAIEGAQRKVEAYYFDIRKNILQYDDVLTEQRQLIYDQRKKVLNGENLRDSVRHMVEQAMERIVTTHLPPNTTPEDWAEDVLAEMLNTIHGICPQLGPIVTVESLSGKSQAQVLDFVKTEGVKVYDTLESELSRISQELEASHGVNLAGLDEDDEQVSAELANLPAEKVAEIKHPLRRIERDVLLSVIDNRWIDYLHNLDGLREGIGLRAYGQKDPLIEYKREAFEMFQNLTYEIQRDTVMILFNTRIEIQMQRQMEEPVLSVDEEMHHTPLTEALEHIQEIPEMTTATTFIEAELPSPAEADSATEPGEGTDENRSRKKPSKINPF; translated from the coding sequence GAGATGCTGGACATGATTTTGCCAGAGGCCTTTGCCGTGGTGCGGGAGGCCAGCCGCCGGGTGCTGAACATGCGCCATTTTGACGTGCAATTGCTGGGCGGCATGGTATTGCACGATGGTGGCATCGCTGAAATGCGAACCGGGGAAGGAAAGACGCTGGTGGCCACCCTGCCCGCCTATCTGAACGCCCTGACCGGCAAAGGGGTTCATGTCATCACCGTAAACGACTACCTGGCCCGCCGGGACGCTGAGTGGATGGGCAAGGTCTACAACTTTTTGGGACTGAGTACCGGCATGGTGCTGTCCCAGCAGCGCAGTTTCAACGCTTTCGCCGATAAAAAGGCCGCTTACGCCGCAGACATTACCTACGGCACCAATAACGAATTTGGATTCGACTACCTGCGGGACAATATGGCCGGTTCCAAAAGCCAATTGGTTCAGCGTCCGTTTAACTTTGCCATTATCGACGAAGTGGACAGCATCCTGATTGATGAAGCCCGCACCCCGCTGATTATCAGCGGACGATTGGAGCAATCGGCGGATATGTACCGAACCATGGCCCGGATTGCCCCCTTATTGCAGCCGGAACGGGATTACACCGTGGACGAAAAGGGTCGCAACGTGGTGTTAACCGAAGAGGGCATCGATCGGGCTCAGGAAATCCTGGGAGTGGACGACCTGTTTGACATTCAGCACAACATGGCCCATCACCTGCTGCAGGCCCTGAAAGCCAAGGAACTGTTCCGGCTGGATGTGGACTACGTAGTCAAAAACAACGAAGTGGTCATTGTGGACGAGTTCACCGGCCGCTTGATGGATGGACGCCGCTGGAGCGATGGCCTGCACCAGGCCGTGGAAGCCAAGGAGGGTGTCGCCATCCAGGATGAAACCCAGACCTTGGCCAGCATCACCTTCCAGAACCTGTTCCGCCTGTATCCCAAGCTCTCCGGGATGACCGGCACCGCCCAGACCGAAGAGGCAGAATTTGGCAAGATTTACAACCTCAGTGTCACCACCATCCCCACCAACCGCTCCGATCAGCGCAACAACCTGCCGGACACCATTTACAAGAATGAGCGCATCAAGATGCTCAAGGTGGTGGAAGAGATCGTGGAATACCATCAACTGGGTCGCCCGGTGCTGGTGGGCACAGTGTCCATCGAGAAGTCCGAAGAGATTTCCCACCTGCTATCCAAGCCGGTCACCCTGACCCAGCACCTGCGAGAAAAGGCCGCCCGCCTGCTGAACAGTCTGGATGCCAATAAGGACGCCGAATTGTACAACAAAATGGCTGGCAAATTGCGCAACCCGGAAGCGGCCCGCCCGGAAGATTTCACCGAACTGGCCAAGGATCAGCCCGAAGATTTGGCGGTGTTTCTGGAAGGGCTGGCCAAAACCCTGAAAACGGTCATCGCCATTCAGAACGGTCTGCCCCATCAGGTGCTGAACGCCAAGCATCACGAGCAAGAGGCCATGATCGTGGCGCAAGCCGGTCGTAAGGGGGCCATTACCATCGCCACCAACATGGCCGGTCGGGGTACCGATATTTTGCTGGGCGGAAACGCCGATGCAATGGCCAAAAGCGAGTTTGAACTGATGGGCATGGACTGGCGCGCCGTGGACCCGCAAGAACTGGAAGCGGCCATTGCCCGCAAGAAGCTGCTGACCGATGTGGAAAAGGAAGAAGTGCAGGCCCAGGGCGGTTTACACATCATCGGGACAGAACGCCACGAATCTCGGCGGATTGATAACCAGTTGCGGGGTCGGGCCGCTCGTCAAGGGGATCCGGGTTCCACCCACTTCTTTTTGTCGCTGGAAGACGGTCTGATGCGCAAGTTCGGCGGCGATCGCATCTCGGGCATGATGGACATGCTGGGGGTGGATGAGACCATGCCGATCTCGGCCAAGATGGTCAGCCGGGCCATTGAAGGGGCCCAGCGCAAGGTGGAAGCCTACTACTTCGATATCCGCAAGAACATTTTGCAGTACGACGACGTGCTGACCGAGCAGCGCCAACTGATTTACGATCAGCGCAAAAAGGTGCTGAACGGGGAAAACCTGCGGGATTCCGTTAGGCACATGGTGGAACAGGCCATGGAGCGGATTGTAACCACCCACTTGCCGCCCAACACCACCCCGGAAGACTGGGCCGAGGACGTGCTGGCCGAAATGCTGAACACCATTCATGGCATTTGCCCGCAACTGGGGCCAATCGTCACCGTGGAAAGCCTGAGCGGCAAAAGTCAGGCCCAGGTGCTGGACTTTGTAAAAACCGAAGGCGTCAAGGTTTACGACACGCTGGAAAGCGAACTCAGCCGCATTTCTCAAGAACTGGAAGCCTCCCACGGGGTGAATCTGGCCGGTCTGGACGAAGATGACGAACAGGTCAGCGCGGAACTGGCCAATCTTCCCGCGGAGAAAGTGGCTGAAATCAAGCATCCGCTGCGCCGCATTGAGCGGGATGTTTTACTCTCGGTCATCGACAACCGCTGGATTGACTACCTGCACAACCTGGACGGCTTGAGAGAGGGCATTGGCCTGCGGGCCTACGGACAAAAGGACCCCTTGATTGAATACAAGCGGGAAGCCTTTGAAATGTTCCAGAACCTGACTTATGAAATCCAGCGGGATACGGTGATGATTCTCTTCAACACCCGCATTGAAATCCAGATGCAGCGCCAGATGGAAGAACCGGTGCTGAGTGTGGACGAGGAGATGCACCACACCCCATTGACCGAAGCGCTGGAGCATATTCAGGAAATTCCGGAAATGACTACGGCCACCACCTTCATTGAGGCCGAACTCCCCTCCCCGGCGGAAGCCGATTCCGCCACCGAGCCGGGCGAGGGTACCGATGAAAATCGCTCCCGGAAAAAGCCCAGCAAGATTAACCCCTTCTAG
- a CDS encoding DUF1475 family protein produces MLIWSLRIWFLLVFVVQTTVVTQAMLHESLFQIPPVVSSDVWFIATVYDAYFAIIAFALWVCARERTWVSRVVWFLLIVVWGNVTMALYMLILLFRLPTTATAEDVFLKRGEPHV; encoded by the coding sequence ATGTTAATCTGGAGTTTGCGCATCTGGTTCTTGCTGGTGTTTGTGGTGCAAACCACGGTCGTGACCCAAGCCATGCTGCACGAGTCTCTGTTTCAGATCCCGCCGGTGGTCAGCAGCGATGTGTGGTTTATCGCCACGGTTTATGACGCCTATTTCGCCATTATCGCCTTTGCCCTGTGGGTGTGCGCCCGTGAGCGTACCTGGGTCAGCCGTGTGGTTTGGTTTTTACTGATTGTGGTGTGGGGCAACGTGACCATGGCCCTGTACATGCTGATTCTGCTGTTCCGTTTGCCCACCACGGCCACCGCCGAGGATGTGTTTCTAAAGCGAGGTGAACCGCATGTTTGA
- a CDS encoding SAM-dependent methyltransferase, whose protein sequence is MWIYKLLETNLVPDAVIRWGIRNMLAQKVKEESKSSWEARQQAVMDFVAELKNSPIAIETDAANEQHYEVPSEFFDLVLGPRKKYSSAYWTESTRNLGEAEETMLALTCQRADLQDGQTILELGCGWGSLSLWMAEQYPNATIVGVSNSRSQKAFIDAQAKARGLNNLEILTANIVHFETDRQFDRVVSVEMFEHMKNYEKLLAKISRWLKPEGKLFVHIFTHPIFTYHYEDKDGTDWLTRYFFTGGTMPSNDLLLYFQKDLAIANQWIVNGTHYEKTANAWAENMYQHRPAVEKILAQTYGAENLTKWWVYWKVFFLACAELWGYKNGNEWMVSHYLFEKKAVPQSAHADASGLGAAQLTQ, encoded by the coding sequence ATGTGGATTTATAAATTACTGGAAACCAATCTTGTTCCCGATGCGGTCATTCGCTGGGGCATTCGCAACATGCTGGCCCAAAAAGTGAAGGAGGAAAGCAAGTCCTCCTGGGAAGCACGGCAACAGGCGGTCATGGATTTTGTGGCCGAGTTAAAAAATAGTCCCATCGCCATTGAAACGGATGCCGCCAATGAGCAGCACTACGAAGTGCCCAGCGAGTTTTTCGATTTGGTGCTGGGGCCGCGTAAAAAATACAGCAGCGCTTACTGGACGGAATCCACCCGCAACTTGGGAGAGGCTGAGGAAACCATGTTGGCCTTAACTTGTCAGCGGGCCGATTTGCAGGACGGGCAAACCATTCTGGAACTGGGCTGCGGCTGGGGCTCCTTGTCTTTGTGGATGGCCGAGCAATACCCCAACGCCACCATCGTGGGGGTGTCCAACTCTCGCAGCCAAAAGGCCTTTATTGACGCGCAGGCCAAGGCCCGTGGCTTGAATAATCTGGAAATTCTGACGGCCAACATTGTGCATTTTGAAACGGATCGCCAGTTCGATCGGGTGGTGTCCGTGGAAATGTTTGAGCATATGAAGAACTATGAAAAACTGCTGGCCAAAATCAGCCGTTGGCTGAAGCCAGAGGGCAAGCTGTTTGTGCATATTTTCACCCATCCCATTTTTACCTATCATTACGAAGATAAAGACGGCACGGACTGGCTGACCCGCTACTTTTTCACCGGCGGCACCATGCCGTCGAATGATCTGTTGCTGTACTTCCAGAAAGATCTGGCCATTGCCAACCAGTGGATTGTGAATGGCACCCATTATGAAAAAACAGCCAATGCCTGGGCCGAGAATATGTACCAACATCGCCCGGCGGTGGAGAAAATTCTGGCCCAGACTTACGGGGCGGAAAACCTGACCAAATGGTGGGTGTACTGGAAAGTCTTCTTCCTGGCCTGCGCCGAATTGTGGGGCTACAAAAACGGCAACGAGTGGATGGTGTCTCACTATCTGTTTGAGAAAAAAGCCGTGCCCCAAAGCGCCCACGCTGATGCCTCAGGCTTGGGCGCCGCTCAGTTGACCCAGTAA
- a CDS encoding SAM-dependent methyltransferase, with the protein MKTLERPSTLKAQGKAHLHAVPSLPKNLSWSAKTVVKLLSAMRKGQLTLYFPDGSVYPIGQEPDSSFQAAIQVNEDRCFNRIIQYGHIGFAEAYLDGEWDTPDLEAVIAWFILNIEDSTVLEGSKNKVFWVNLLGKLNRLYHLLRANNVDNSKKNIHEHYDLGNEFFQIFLDPTMTYSSARFTHPEQSLEAAQISKYDALCQKLQLQPSDRVLEIGTGWGGFAMHAARNYGCTIDTTTISEEQFKLATARIAAAGLSDQITVHLQDYRKLSGQYDKIVSIEMLEAVGDAYLDTYFAQCSRLLKPHGLLGIQYITCPDSRYELLKNNVDFIQKHIFPGSLLPSVGRVNQAINRTGNLFLHDLEDLGNSYAKTLQLWYDAFNANLSEVRRQGFDERFIRKWNYYLMYCKAAFRMRNISVVQAIYTNPNNLSLWQAL; encoded by the coding sequence TTGAAAACCCTGGAACGTCCAAGCACCTTGAAAGCACAGGGAAAAGCGCATCTGCACGCGGTTCCCAGCTTGCCCAAAAACCTGTCCTGGTCGGCTAAAACGGTGGTCAAGCTGTTATCTGCCATGCGCAAAGGACAGCTCACCCTGTACTTCCCTGATGGCAGCGTGTACCCCATCGGGCAGGAACCGGACAGTTCCTTTCAGGCCGCCATTCAGGTGAATGAGGATCGCTGTTTCAACCGCATCATTCAGTATGGGCACATCGGTTTTGCCGAAGCCTATCTGGATGGGGAGTGGGACACCCCCGATCTGGAGGCGGTCATCGCCTGGTTCATCCTGAATATTGAAGATTCTACGGTGCTGGAAGGCTCCAAAAACAAAGTGTTCTGGGTGAACCTGCTGGGCAAGCTGAACCGGCTCTATCACCTGCTGCGGGCCAACAACGTGGACAACAGCAAGAAAAATATCCACGAGCATTATGACTTGGGGAACGAATTTTTCCAGATTTTTCTGGACCCCACCATGACCTACTCCTCGGCCCGCTTCACCCATCCGGAGCAATCGCTGGAAGCGGCCCAAATCAGCAAGTACGATGCCCTGTGCCAAAAATTGCAATTGCAGCCCAGCGATCGGGTGCTGGAAATCGGCACCGGTTGGGGGGGCTTTGCCATGCACGCCGCCCGTAATTATGGTTGCACCATCGACACCACCACCATTTCCGAAGAGCAATTCAAGCTGGCCACGGCCCGTATTGCCGCAGCGGGGCTGAGTGATCAAATTACGGTACATTTGCAGGATTACCGCAAACTGAGCGGGCAGTACGACAAAATTGTCTCCATTGAAATGCTGGAAGCGGTGGGGGATGCCTATCTGGATACCTATTTCGCCCAATGCTCCCGCTTGCTCAAACCGCACGGGCTGTTGGGCATTCAGTACATCACCTGCCCGGACAGTCGGTACGAACTACTGAAAAACAACGTGGATTTTATCCAGAAACACATTTTCCCAGGCTCCCTGTTGCCCTCCGTGGGACGGGTGAATCAGGCCATCAACCGCACTGGCAATCTGTTCCTGCACGATCTGGAAGATCTGGGCAACAGCTACGCCAAAACCCTGCAACTGTGGTACGACGCCTTCAACGCCAACCTGAGCGAAGTGCGGCGGCAAGGCTTTGACGAGCGGTTTATCCGCAAGTGGAATTACTACCTGATGTACTGCAAGGCGGCCTTCCGCATGCGTAACATCAGTGTGGTGCAGGCCATTTATACCAATCCCAATAACCTGTCCCTGTGGCAGGCCTTGTAG
- a CDS encoding DUF1365 domain-containing protein, with translation MAALNSCLYECQVYHRRLAPKTHDFQNRTFFFYLDLDELPQLENRFQWFKIGRRAFYEFRESDHLPTPVGRSLKERAVQAFQEHGLQQPIAKIGLLTNMRTLGYVFNPISLYFAFDDAGRCMGSLAQVENTFREMKVFPILNPAQNATEDQTYSFSSERIKYFYVSPYSQLDQRFRFQVSPPGERIHCQVSSLAGEQTLLDSGFRGEKHPLTDSQLLRLSLRYPLMTWQVIALIHWHALILWLKRLPLHLKEAQPFNQRQVLRPRHDLQQFYAQQEARP, from the coding sequence ATGGCGGCGCTGAATTCCTGCCTGTACGAGTGCCAGGTCTATCATCGTCGGCTGGCCCCCAAAACGCATGATTTCCAGAATCGTACCTTTTTCTTTTATCTGGATCTGGATGAGCTGCCCCAACTGGAAAATCGCTTTCAGTGGTTCAAGATTGGGCGTCGGGCGTTTTATGAGTTTCGAGAATCCGATCATCTGCCCACCCCGGTGGGGAGATCGCTGAAAGAGCGGGCCGTTCAGGCCTTTCAGGAACACGGACTTCAGCAGCCCATCGCCAAAATTGGATTGCTGACCAATATGCGCACCCTGGGCTATGTGTTTAATCCCATCAGCCTGTACTTTGCCTTTGATGACGCGGGGCGTTGCATGGGCAGTCTGGCCCAGGTGGAGAATACCTTTCGGGAAATGAAAGTGTTTCCGATTCTCAATCCTGCACAGAATGCCACCGAAGATCAAACGTATTCATTTTCCAGTGAACGCATCAAGTATTTTTACGTCTCTCCCTATTCTCAACTGGATCAGCGGTTTCGCTTTCAGGTCAGCCCGCCGGGGGAGCGCATTCATTGTCAGGTGTCCAGTTTGGCCGGTGAGCAAACATTGCTGGACAGCGGCTTTCGGGGCGAAAAACACCCGTTGACCGACAGCCAGCTCCTACGGCTCAGTCTACGTTACCCGTTGATGACCTGGCAGGTGATTGCCCTGATCCACTGGCACGCCTTGATTCTGTGGCTCAAGCGCTTGCCGCTTCACTTGAAAGAGGCCCAACCGTTTAACCAGCGGCAAGTCCTGCGACCCAGACACGATTTACAGCAATTTTACGCACAACAGGAGGCCCGGCCTTGA
- a CDS encoding amidohydrolase family protein has protein sequence MPIYTADCMYVQGQLQTGWALHVEGHQIAQVLPVETLTTEQQAQVIHFENGFLIPGLVNSHNHSFQSLLKGFCDDQDFFTWRDQALYKYAKILSRDDIYTGALFAFGEMLKCGITTVCDFFYINDQANENARAVIQAALDVGIRMVMARTLYDWKGAPARFRETVSQACENTRQLHAEFKAHPMVQVLPAPHSLHGASPEMILAGAELAEELDSPFHMHIAEGQYERQMIEQQHGKPPVAYLDELGVLNDRLVGIHCVWLDDAEIELMAQRGTGLSYNPSSNMFLGDGITRIREMQAAGVCVSLGTDGGCSNNRASIIEEMRMTSLLQKVKFHDSTVTTAEEMMVMGTLNGGKNLGLPIGALAEGYAADFTVLDLNDLSMQPRQNALKNLVYASQPSAIRAVYVAGKKVLEAGRILTVPEAEIVRRVQLTTAGWD, from the coding sequence ATGCCCATTTACACGGCGGATTGTATGTACGTTCAAGGGCAGTTGCAAACGGGCTGGGCCCTGCACGTGGAAGGCCATCAGATTGCTCAGGTGTTGCCGGTGGAAACCTTGACGACTGAGCAACAAGCGCAGGTCATTCATTTTGAGAACGGCTTTCTGATTCCCGGTTTGGTGAACTCGCACAATCACTCGTTTCAATCGCTGCTGAAAGGGTTTTGCGATGATCAGGATTTTTTCACCTGGCGGGATCAGGCCCTCTATAAGTACGCCAAAATCCTGAGTCGGGACGATATTTACACCGGGGCCCTGTTTGCCTTTGGGGAAATGCTGAAGTGCGGCATCACCACGGTATGCGATTTTTTCTACATTAACGATCAGGCCAATGAGAACGCCCGGGCCGTGATTCAGGCAGCGCTAGATGTGGGCATCCGCATGGTGATGGCCCGCACCCTGTACGACTGGAAGGGGGCTCCCGCCCGCTTCCGGGAGACGGTGTCTCAAGCCTGTGAGAATACCCGGCAGTTGCACGCCGAATTCAAGGCGCATCCGATGGTGCAGGTGTTGCCTGCCCCCCATAGTTTGCATGGGGCCAGTCCGGAGATGATTCTGGCCGGGGCGGAACTGGCCGAGGAACTGGACTCCCCCTTCCATATGCACATTGCCGAAGGTCAGTACGAAAGGCAAATGATCGAGCAACAACACGGCAAGCCGCCGGTGGCTTATCTGGATGAACTGGGGGTGCTGAACGATCGGTTGGTTGGCATCCATTGCGTTTGGCTGGATGACGCCGAGATTGAACTGATGGCCCAGCGGGGCACGGGCTTGTCTTATAACCCCTCCAGCAACATGTTTTTGGGGGATGGCATCACCCGCATTCGGGAAATGCAGGCCGCCGGGGTGTGCGTTTCTCTGGGCACCGATGGCGGGTGCAGCAACAACCGGGCCTCCATTATTGAGGAAATGCGCATGACCAGCCTGCTGCAAAAGGTGAAATTCCACGATTCCACGGTGACCACGGCTGAGGAGATGATGGTGATGGGCACCCTGAACGGGGGAAAAAATCTGGGCTTGCCCATCGGGGCCCTGGCTGAAGGATATGCCGCTGATTTTACGGTGCTGGATCTGAATGACCTTTCCATGCAGCCCCGCCAGAACGCCCTGAAAAATCTGGTGTACGCCAGCCAGCCCTCGGCCATTCGGGCGGTGTATGTGGCCGGGAAAAAAGTGCTGGAAGCGGGTCGGATTTTAACCGTGCCGGAAGCGGAAATTGTGCGCCGGGTGCAGTTGACCACGGCGGGCTGGGACTGA
- a CDS encoding NAD(P)/FAD-dependent oxidoreductase has protein sequence MKKRLAIIGSGISGLGCLYFLHQQYQITLYEKNDYVGGHTNTVEVEEDGQQLPVDTGFMVFNKVTYPNLLKLFETLEIPIKPTDMSFSVRHDTHGLEWNGAGLNKLFGQRKNIFNPRFWRMVQQMDRFTKEALDNLDNPRYNTLTVAELIAERGYGQDFLELFMVPMSSAIWSTAPHKMLKFPARTLIRFFHNHGFLGLDTHYQWYTVDGGARTYVRKLLALCQPEILLNRTVQAVTPHADGTVRVQAQGPDGQTESRDFDAVILACHADQSLAALSQPSDLQQRLLAPFRYESNLATLHTDASVLPRTQRCRASWNYQIKSAKPDPHNPEILYDAATHYWMNSLQGVSEKQDYIVSINGQRWMRPDSIRQAIAYEHPIFDEPAVAAQDQLAELNAEGQQTHIYFCGSYFKYGFHEDAFTAALNLSGQLVETLTWRR, from the coding sequence CTCTACGAGAAAAACGACTACGTGGGCGGGCACACCAACACGGTGGAAGTGGAAGAAGACGGCCAGCAACTGCCCGTGGATACCGGGTTTATGGTCTTTAACAAAGTCACTTACCCCAACCTGCTGAAGCTGTTTGAGACGCTGGAAATTCCCATCAAGCCCACCGATATGTCCTTTAGTGTGCGCCACGATACCCATGGGCTGGAGTGGAACGGGGCCGGGCTGAACAAGCTGTTCGGCCAGCGTAAAAATATTTTCAATCCCCGTTTCTGGCGCATGGTTCAACAAATGGATCGCTTCACCAAAGAAGCCCTGGACAATCTGGACAACCCCCGCTACAACACCCTGACCGTGGCGGAACTAATCGCCGAGCGGGGTTATGGGCAGGATTTTCTGGAGTTGTTTATGGTGCCCATGAGTTCCGCCATCTGGTCCACGGCCCCCCACAAAATGCTGAAGTTCCCGGCCCGCACCCTCATTCGCTTTTTCCACAATCATGGGTTTTTGGGGCTGGATACCCACTATCAGTGGTACACCGTGGATGGCGGGGCCCGCACCTACGTGCGCAAATTGCTGGCCCTCTGTCAGCCGGAAATTTTACTGAACCGCACGGTGCAAGCGGTCACCCCGCATGCCGATGGTACGGTGCGTGTGCAAGCCCAAGGCCCCGATGGGCAGACCGAAAGCCGGGACTTTGACGCGGTTATTCTGGCCTGCCACGCCGATCAATCTCTGGCCGCGCTGAGCCAACCATCCGACTTGCAACAGCGCTTGTTGGCCCCGTTTCGTTATGAAAGCAACCTGGCCACCCTGCACACCGATGCCTCGGTGCTGCCCAGAACCCAACGCTGCCGGGCCTCCTGGAACTATCAAATCAAATCGGCCAAACCTGATCCTCACAATCCAGAAATTTTATACGACGCCGCTACCCACTACTGGATGAACAGCCTGCAAGGGGTGTCTGAAAAACAGGATTATATCGTGTCTATCAACGGGCAACGCTGGATGCGCCCGGACAGCATTCGGCAAGCCATCGCTTACGAGCATCCCATTTTTGATGAACCCGCTGTGGCCGCTCAGGATCAACTGGCTGAGCTGAATGCGGAAGGGCAGCAAACCCATATTTATTTTTGCGGCAGTTATTTTAAGTACGGCTTTCACGAAGACGCCTTTACCGCCGCCCTCAACCTGAGCGGCCAACTGGTGGAGACCCTGACATGGCGGCGCTGA
- a CDS encoding DUF1295 domain-containing protein — protein sequence MFDLLSVSQVWPLLSSAALVILGLMLIVTAIANPLKNAGIVDVAWAFGFSLIAGTYYVLGQGAPVQKTVMLLMATASSWRLAWYLLKRVIATHPEEDGRYHALRELWGPEKSPWLFFAVYLFQGVLMLIVSSPFLFAAQNTSPSLSPLQWLALAVWAVGLIFEAVADQQLKRFKDQLENKGKVCQSGLWAYSRHPNYFCEWLQWMGYYLLALGAPGGWTTIYSPMIMLLFLTKFSGVGATEAQALKTKGEAYRRYQESTSPFIPWFPKRKPS from the coding sequence ATGTTTGATCTGTTGAGCGTTTCTCAAGTCTGGCCCCTGCTTAGTAGCGCCGCTCTGGTCATTCTGGGCCTGATGCTGATTGTGACCGCCATTGCCAACCCCCTGAAAAACGCGGGCATTGTGGATGTGGCATGGGCTTTTGGCTTTAGCCTGATTGCGGGCACTTACTATGTCCTGGGGCAAGGGGCACCGGTGCAAAAAACAGTGATGCTGCTGATGGCCACCGCCAGCAGTTGGCGACTGGCCTGGTACTTGCTGAAGCGGGTCATTGCCACCCACCCGGAAGAGGATGGCCGCTATCACGCCTTACGGGAACTGTGGGGTCCCGAAAAATCGCCGTGGCTGTTTTTCGCCGTGTACCTGTTTCAGGGTGTGCTGATGTTGATCGTCTCCAGTCCGTTTTTATTTGCCGCCCAAAACACCAGCCCTTCTCTCAGTCCGCTTCAATGGCTGGCCTTGGCGGTGTGGGCGGTGGGCCTGATTTTTGAAGCGGTGGCCGATCAGCAGCTCAAGCGCTTTAAAGATCAGCTTGAGAATAAGGGCAAAGTCTGCCAAAGCGGCCTGTGGGCTTATTCCCGTCATCCCAATTACTTTTGTGAGTGGTTGCAGTGGATGGGCTATTACCTGCTGGCCCTGGGCGCGCCCGGTGGATGGACGACGATCTATAGTCCCATGATTATGCTGTTGTTCCTGACCAAATTCAGCGGGGTGGGCGCCACCGAGGCTCAGGCTCTTAAAACCAAGGGCGAGGCCTACCGTCGGTATCAGGAAAGCACCAGCCCGTTTATTCCCTGGTTTCCCAAGCGGAAGCCCTCATAA